A window of the Planococcus citri chromosome 4, ihPlaCitr1.1, whole genome shotgun sequence genome harbors these coding sequences:
- the LOC135845401 gene encoding fibroblast growth factor receptor homolog 1-like, with translation MKIFAYLTMYTYKYFDTDLDEKGHNLTLKGIPAGRIIIYIHNSLGLKIASIGKLFFQVNNNSQTYNGTKCEVENSTMFTCSSPHMPDIDSYSIDVENPHVFNYTLMVSFDGTYRETPLLIKSNKFFLYPNPVFEHYSATEVDENIRFVIKGRNIDNVCKTDDFVVRVGDKNCKVFVLSRSDLICQLKKSELRYNYSKNTTVLDFITAYVNITVQIGNNAEQVVPYFKTVPIASTEKGSDWIIYGVCFGALIFIVIVFVLIKILITYRKKSFESLKMSREMQQQINKMGMDAIAMRQCIKQIVVEKKIDVDENVANVLKLPNITIEYTPVTETDVETSPEMEFYLPLDTEWEFPREKLVLGRFLGEGEFGRVVLGEALDIIDENITTTVAVKMLKEPHSDADMIDLVSEMEIMKLIGTHPNVLRLLGCCTQNGPLLIITEYTVHGNLQSFLRKHLPSENLRTTPSKLSQRTLITFGLQVAQGMKYLSSMKCVHRDLAARNILVSNKLVLKIADFGLARDIRDKDYYRKKTGGRLPVKWMAPEALHHNLYTTQSDVWSFGVLLWEIVTLGSIPYPTFTDMEELVQALDDGYRMKKPQNCSMKMYRIMRECWDYLPEDRPTFSMIVENLEEMLSSADDNEVVEEPAACESKLSNIETIEIVDEATEADCLL, from the exons atgaaaattttcgcataTTTAACTATGTATACTTACAAGTATTTTGACACTGATCTGGATGAAAAAGGTCACAATCTTACACTGAAAGGCATTCCTGCCGGAAGAATTATAATTTATATACACAATAGTCTTGGGCTGAAGATAGCATCGattggaaaattgttttttcaagtgaatAACAACAGTCAAACTTACAATGGTACAAAATGTGAAGTAGAAAATTCAACTATGTTTACCTGCTCATCACCTCATATGCCAGACATTGATAGCTATTCGATAGATGTGGAAAATCCTCACGTATTCAACTACACACTTATGGTATCATTCGACGGGACATATCGAGAAACTCCTTTATTAATCAAGTcgaacaagttttttttgtacCCAAACCCAGTTTTCGAGCATTATTCCGCCActgaagttgatgaaaatattcgatTTGTTATTAAAGGACGAAATATCGATAATGTTTGCAAAACGGACGATTTTGTTGTGCGAGTAGGAgataaaaattgcaaagtaTTTGTATTATCTCGAAGTGACCTGATTTGTCAGCTAAAAAAATCTGAACTGAGGTacaattattcgaaaaataccACAGTACTAGATTTTATAACTGCTTATGTAAATATTACTGTGCAAATTGGGAACAATGCAGAGCAGGTTGTACCCTATTTTAAAACGGTTCCCATTGCCAGTACTGAAAAGGGGTCCGATTGGATAATCTATGGTGTTTGCTTCGGTGCTCTCATTTTTATTGTAATCGTCTTcgtattgataaaaatactgATCACATATCGAAAGAAGTCCTTTGAAAGCTTGAAAATGTCGAGGGAGATGCAGCAGCAAATTAACAAAATGGGCATGGATGCGATAGCGATGAGACAATGTATAAAGCAGATAGttgtggagaaaaaaatcgacgtaGATGAAAATGTAGCAAACGTATTG aaattaccaaatatTACAATCGAGTATACGCCTGTTACTGAAACGGATGTAGAAACTTCACCAGAGATGGAATTTTATCTACCGCTAGATACCGAATGGGAATTTCCGAGAGAAAAATTGGTTTTAGGAAGATTTTTAGGTGAGGGAGAATTCGGAAGAGTTGTTCTAGGTGAAGCTTTGGACATCATAGATGAGAATATCACCACGACTGTGGctgttaaaatgttgaaag AACCTCATTCCGATGCAGATATGATTGATTTAGTATCAGAAATGGAAATCATGAAACTAATTGGAACGCATCCCAATGTTTTACGTTTGCTCGGATGCTGCACTCAAAATGGTCCTTTGCTGATCATCACAGAATATACAGTTCATGGAAACCTACAAAGCTTTCTTCGCAAACATCTTCCTTCTGAAAATCTTAGAACAACACCAAGCAAGCTATCTCAAAGAACTTTGATTACTTTTGGTCTTCAAGTGGCTCAAGGGATGAAATACTTGTCTTCTATGAAA tGTGTACATCGTGATCTTGCTGCACGAAATATTTTAGTATCAAATAAGTTGGTTTTGAAGATAGCTGATTTTGGATTAGCCAGAGATATACGAGACAAAGactattacagaaaaaaaacaggagGCAGGCTCCCTGTAAAATGGATGGCACCAGAAGCACTGCATCATAACCTGTATACAACTCAATCTGATGT ATGGTCATTTGGCGTATTGCTATGGGAAATTGTGACTTTGGGTAGCATACCTTATCCCACATTCACCGACATGGAAGAATTGGTACAAGCTCTAGATGATGGGTATCGCATGAAGAAGCCTCAAAATTGCTCTATGAAGAT GTACAGAATTATGCGTGAATGTTGGGATTACTTACCGGAAGACCGACCCACATTTTCAATGATTgtggaaaatttggaagaaatgtTGTCCAGTGCTGATGATAATGAA GTTGTAGAAGAACCTGCTGCATGTGAGTCAAAATTGAGTAATATCGAGACCATTGAAATTGTTGATGAAGCTACGGAAGCAGACTGTTTATTATGA